In a single window of the Rhopalosiphum padi isolate XX-2018 chromosome 1, ASM2088224v1, whole genome shotgun sequence genome:
- the LOC132932050 gene encoding uncharacterized protein LOC132932050 isoform X2 has product MLFWFFKRMRMCSLNSYVQHDQTFAKFFKLIAIVLLLFLLYLILCINNKLKKATFVHNILFIRQWLMFHCIFYTLLSTLLCYYLFINLHYKIVIVTVIIMIIMEIYQIHIVRRFYNNELEHLATSSCNADKTRCFSFTPIQMEEISVKYTQYKCIKMPN; this is encoded by the exons AtgcttttttggttttttaaacgTATGCGGATGTGCTCTCTCAATAGCTACGTTCAACATg ACCAAACTTTTGCAAAGTTTTTCAAACTAATAGCaattgtacttttattattcttactatatttaatactttgcaTCAACAATAAATTGAAGAAAGCAACATTTGTg caCAATATTCTATTCATTCGACAGTGGCTGATGtttcattgtatattttatacattattatctactttattgtgttattatctatttataaatctacattataaaattgtaattgtcacagttattattatgatta TTATGGAAATATATCAAATACACATAGTTCGAAGGTTTTATAACAACGAATTAGAACACTTAGCCACTTCAAGTTGTAACGCAGACAAAacaa GGTGCTTTAGTTTTACACCAATTCAAATGGAAGAAATAAGTGTTAAATATAcccaatataaatgtataaaaatgccAAACTAA
- the LOC132932050 gene encoding uncharacterized protein LOC132932050 isoform X1 — MAKSECFFGFLNVCGCALSIATFNMGFFLLCVIIIIILLYKEDKLIITDQTFAKFFKLIAIVLLLFLLYLILCINNKLKKATFVHNILFIRQWLMFHCIFYTLLSTLLCYYLFINLHYKIVIVTVIIMIIMEIYQIHIVRRFYNNELEHLATSSCNADKTRCFSFTPIQMEEISVKYTQYKCIKMPN; from the exons ATGGCAAAATCCGAAtgcttttttggttttttaaacgTATGCGGATGTGCTCTCTCAATAGCTACGTTCAACATg ggtttttttttgctttgcgtcatcattataattattcttcTATATAAAgaggataaattaataataactg ACCAAACTTTTGCAAAGTTTTTCAAACTAATAGCaattgtacttttattattcttactatatttaatactttgcaTCAACAATAAATTGAAGAAAGCAACATTTGTg caCAATATTCTATTCATTCGACAGTGGCTGATGtttcattgtatattttatacattattatctactttattgtgttattatctatttataaatctacattataaaattgtaattgtcacagttattattatgatta TTATGGAAATATATCAAATACACATAGTTCGAAGGTTTTATAACAACGAATTAGAACACTTAGCCACTTCAAGTTGTAACGCAGACAAAacaa GGTGCTTTAGTTTTACACCAATTCAAATGGAAGAAATAAGTGTTAAATATAcccaatataaatgtataaaaatgccAAACTAA